One genomic segment of Drosophila melanogaster chromosome 3R includes these proteins:
- the Nlg1 gene encoding neuroligin 1, isoform D, producing MKFRLAAFWLFLLTVGGNHKLLSHVSPMGVAAEKQPLHKGNELENAMKLREAPKQSRVIGDITTTIQPDSDPGRSIGHQALRRAKAPPPSLELHFRQNLNKLFAGDETTHVGHTNATDNTTAAVLATDEGSSEHEPSTTHHPERRHVVPDKLQYTQEIQVKQGRLMGITRRFQVTSGLRQVDQFLGLPYAEAPTGNRRFMPPGAPLPWQGLKIARHLPPVCPQKLPDLSPHGSENMSRARHKHLSRLLPYLRTESEDCLYLNLYVPHEEPQSTPKQYAVLVYLHGESFEWNSGNPYDGSVLSSYGEVIVVTVNYRLGVLGFLRPSIDAHNIANYALLDQIAALHWIKENIEAFGGDNSRVTLMGHSTGAACVNYLMVSPVASGLFHRAILMSGSAMSDWAASNQSLQLTMQIAHALECPLNEHVEAEDDDVLLDCLRHRRYQDILHIPTALTQFSTSLGPIVDGHVIPNQPYKVMGHYTEHFSRYDLLFGITESESYHTLAALALEEGLRENERDNLLRFYMQSRFDIRPDLALAATLKKYQDMYNNPIKATNLEHRDVVLDILSDARVVGPLLQTGMFHADVNRRNYMYVFGHNSATGPFAHLPHSIMGEELAFIFGAPLAAAGPFPSGNYTVQEKLLSEAVMAYWTNFVKTGNPKAPWKGIFINSHALEWDRYDLDWPEFNRRAQAYLNIGIPPTVGYKYRQIYMNFWNKELPDELNQIAAIQEQLQKPGQEVITGHMSKYGPRDHGAEDPVRTLKLLLQEPSLAGPTQSGESTETAAENMYNAPPTFGHVHKMQGGSDFEDLVTSTNSLESGEDHPQAPPETVAKSEATMQLLIALITIIIVLNLLIYGTFLLRQRRRRAKALPFPAPKLGGTILSYDGANDEELKRCSKSRDGDDSFVLEMTRKSNTYEAIKTGQRSLSCSTVDTHTKVCEWMSSQEAPKSGSFNTATPPPQPILSDGRLIICQDIEVADAALLIPQHMHEPQHYEMLLQRQHSALTEPSDEILQQQYPLRNHSHSHSDPVDMILAADEQVTSFVHADDVDINVTSRDDSDGLEVIPLTSAQQLELLRQRNYPKVLPTEQDLINSSYKRNSLPPQNFNAPLPPPRTISNTLGRRRRDSSNITTSPLQVARDCGGEDEDLKEPQITQNTLIVGPIVPKSPASSLKRVKRMPESSAMTALSGSFQSFEAVPPAHETTPPQGGERTECIYAIRPSPGSCSWAAPNGDLYAQPMKSSSRNSLIPRPTKPAESQSQATPAGPAGESLGSTGMATASRIPQLQRQASGKDLQARTATDNTANPLGCQPRTDSTISSGSSASYASTTDSSSSSSTGTVRTELQQFQPAPGRSITTNI from the exons ATGAAGTTTCGTTTGGCAGCATTTTGGCTATTTCTGCTGACAGTCGGCGGCAATCACAAGCTATTAAGCCACGTTTCCccaatgggcgtggcagccgaAAAGCAGCCGTTGCACAAAGGAAATGAGCTGGAAAACGCAATGAAATTGCGTGAAGCCCCAAAGCAATCCCGGGTTATCGGGGACATCACGACGACAATTCAGCCGGACTCGGATCCGGGCCGATCAATTGGCCATCAGGCGTTGCGACGTGCCAAGGCCCCGCCGCCCAGCTTGGAGCTGCATTTCAGGCAGAATCTGAACAAGCTTTTCGCCGGCGATGAAACCACCCACGTGGGCCACACCAATGCCACTGACAACACCACGGCCGCAGTTTTGGCCACCGACGAAGGTTCCAGCGAACACGAGCCGTCAACCACTCATCACCCGGAACGGCGACACGTGGTCCCCGATAAGCTGCAGTACACCCAGGAGATCCAGGTGAAGCAGGGCCGGCTCATGGGCATCACACGTCGCTTCCAGGTGACCAGCGGGCTGCGCCAGGTGGACCAGTTCCTGGGGCTTCCATACGCGGAGGCGCCCACCGGAAATCGACGCTTCATGCCACCGG GTGCTCCACTACCATGGCAGGGCTTGAAGATAGCGCGACATCTTCCGCCCGTGTGTCCGCAGAAATTGCCAGATCTTTCGCCCCACGGCAGTGAAAATATGTCCCGGGCTCGTCATAAACACCTGAGTCGACTGCTCCCTTATCTGCGGACGGAGAGCGAGGACTGTTTGTATCTCAATCTGTATGTGCCACATGAAG AGCCTCAAAGCACCCCCAAGCAATACGCTGTGCTGGTCTATCTGCACGGGGAGTCCTTCGAGTGGAACAGTGGCAATCCCTACGATGGCTCCGTCTTGTCCAGCTATGGAGAGGTGATTGTGGTCACCGTCAACTACCGGCTGGGAGTGTTGG GATTCTTACGGCCGAGCATCGATGCGCATAATATAGCGAATTACGCCCTGCTCGACCAGATTGCGGCGCTACACTGGATCAAGGAAAACATCGAAGCCTTCGGCGGTGACAATTCGCGTGTCACTTTAATGGGGCACAGTACGGGGGCGGCGTGTGTCAATTACCTAATGGTATCGCCGGTGGCCTCAG GCCTCTTTCACAGGGCCATCCTCATGTCCGGATCCGCGATGTCCGACTGGGCCGCCAGCAATCAGTCCCTGCAATTGACGATGCAAATCGCCCATGCCCTCGAATGTCCACTCAACGAGCACGTGGAGGCAGAGGACGACGATGTCCTGCTCGATTGTTTGCGCCATCGTCG CTACCAGGATATCTTGCACATACCAACGGCGCTCACACAATTTTCAACATCATTGGGTCCAATTGTCGATGGACATGTAATACCAAATCAACCGTACAAGGTCATGGGGCATTATACGGAGCACTTCAGCCG TTATGATTTATTATTCGGCATCACGGAGTCAGAATCCTATCACACACTGGCCGCATTAGCACTCGAGGAAGGATTACGTGAAAATGAACGCGATAATTTATTGCGCTTCTATATGCAGAGCCGCTTCGATATACGCCCCGATTTGGCATTGGCTGCCACGCTGAAGAA ATACCAGGACATGTACAACAATCCGATTAAGGCCACTAATTTGGAGCACCGTGACGTGGTTCTGGACATACTGTCTGATGCTCGCGTGGTTGGCCCGCTTCTGCAAACGGGAATGTTCCACGCGGATGTCAATCGGCGCAATTATATGTACGTATTTGGCCATAACAGCGCGACGGGACCGTTTGCCCAC CTACCGCATAGCATTATGGGCGAGGAATTGGCGTTTATCTTCGGGGCTCCCTTGGCCGCCGCAGGTCCCTTTCCCAGTGGCAACTACACGGTGCAGGAAAAGCTGCTTTCCGAGGCGGTAATGGCATATTGGACGAATTTCGTAAAGACCGG CAATCCCAAGGCCCCATGGAAGGGAATCTTCATCAATTCACATGCCTTGGAGTGGGATCGCTACGACCTGGATTGGCCGGAATTCAATAGGCGGGCTCAGGCATATCTCAATATTG GCATTCCGCCAACAGTGGGCTACAAGTACCGCCAGATTTATATGAATTTTTGGAACAAAGAGCTCCCGGACGAACTCAACCAGATAGCGGCCATTCAGGAGCAGCTCCAGAAGCCCGGGCAAGAGGTGATTACAGGTCACATGAGCAAGTACGGGCCGAGGGACCACGGAGCCGAGGACCCTGTGAGGACATTAAAGCTGCTCCTCCAGGAACCCAGTCTAGCTGGACCAACACAGAGTGGCGAATCGACAGAAACAGCGGCggaaaatatgtacaatgctCCACCCACCTTTGGTCATGTGCACAAGATGCAGGGTGGTAGTGATTTCGAGGACTTGGTGACCTCCACCAACTCACTGGAGAGTGGGGAGGATCATCCTCAGGCTCCTCCTGAAACCGTGGCCAAATCCGAGGCCACGATGCAACTACTGATCGCCTTAATTACCATTATAATAGTTCTCAATCTCCTGATTTATGGAACCTTTTTGTTGCGACAGCGCCGTCGAAGGGCCAAGGCTCTACCTTTTCCGGCTCCTAAATTGGGCGGCACCATCCTCAGCTACGATGGAGCCAATGATGAGGAGCTGAAGAGGTGCAGCAAGTCCCGCGACGGAGATGATAGTTTCGTCCTGGAGATGACAAGGAAATCAAATACCTATGAGGCCATCAAGACAGGTCAGAGATCGCTGAGTTGCTCTACAGTGGACACCCACACTAAGGTCTGTGAGTGGATGTCGAGTCAGGAAGCCCCGAAATCGGGTAGCTTCAACACGGCCACTCCGCCTCCACAACCGATTTTATCCGATGGCAGGCTGATCATATGCCAGGATATAGAGGTGGCCGACGCAGCTCTACTCATCCCCCAACACATGCACGAGCCGCAGCACTACGAGATGCTCCTGCAGAGACAACATTCGGCCCTAACCGAACCGAGTGATGAAATCCTCCAGCAGCAATATCCCTTGAGGAACcactcccattcccattcgGATCCTGTGGACATGATCCTAGCTGCTGATGAGCAGGTCACCAGCTTTGTGCATGCCGACGATGTGGACATCAACGTGACAAGCAGAGATGACTCCGATGGTCTGGAGGTTATACCTTTGACGTCTGCTCAGCAACTAGAGCTTTTGCGTCAGCGTAATTATCCCAAAGTCCTGCCCACAGAACAGGATTTAATTAACAGCAGCTATAAGAGAAATTCCCTGCCGCCACAAAATTTCAACGCTCCTCTGCCGCCGCCGCGAACCATTAGCAACACTCTGGGCAGGAGGCGGAgggacagcagcaacataacCACTTCGCCACTCCAAGTGGCCAGAGATTGTGGAGGCGAGGACGAGGACCTTAAGGAGCCCCAAATCACACAGAACACTCTCATTGTTGGACCCATTGTGCCCAAATCACCCGCCTCCAGTCTCAAGCGAGTGAAGAGAATGCCAGAGTCTTCGGCAATGACGGCTCTCAGTGGATCCTTTCAATCCTTCGAGGCCGTACCCCCGGCCCACGAAACCACGCCCCCTCAGGGTGGCGAGCGGACCGAGTGCATTTACGCAATTAGGCCCAGTCCCGGAAGTTGCAGCTGGGCGGCGCCCAATGGCGATTTGTACGCGCAGCCCATGAAATCGTCTTCGAGGAACTCGCTCATTCCCAGGCCCACAAAGCCGGCGGAGTCTCAATCCCAAGCCACGCCAGCCGGACCAGCTGGGGAATCTCTTGGATCAACGGGAATGGCAACAGCAAGTCGCATTCCTCAATTGCAACGCCAGGCTTCCGGCAAGGATTTGCAAGCAAGAACGGCAA